One genomic segment of Stigmatopora argus isolate UIUO_Sarg chromosome 3, RoL_Sarg_1.0, whole genome shotgun sequence includes these proteins:
- the chst6 gene encoding carbohydrate sulfotransferase 6, whose product MTRYKVKLNTMVFLLILQGAAVVLFCGWYIQLSPCDSTPSNGKVHVLLLSSWRSGSSFVGQVFSQHPSVFYLMEPAWHVWTKLRNSGAQALRMAVRDLMRSVFHCDFSVTEAYLPKHYNVSSLFMWSHSRALCSPPACSLTPRGYFSNETQCLKTCDAMGHQGVQEACISYSHVVLKSVRIFELESLYPLFEDPKLDLRIIHLVRDPRAVVRSRDQSVKAFVNDNAVVLEQRNISEPEVQYQVIQEICRSHVRISERALHTPPPFLKGRYRMVRYEDVARNPQKEINAMYEFVGLNMTNQIEKWIHNMTHGKGKGSLKEAFQITSRNAADVSQAWRTSLPHNKVKRIQEVCKEAMLLFGYTTVNSDKEQKRLDIDLLLPSKPYQFSWLPRRTEHPSKG is encoded by the coding sequence ATGACCCGCTACAAAGTGAAGCTCAATACTATGGTTTTCCTGTTGATCCTGCAGGGAGCAGCAGTGGTGCTCTTCTGTGGATGGTACATCCAACTAAGCCCTTGTGACTCAACCCCATCTAATGGTAAAGTTCATGTTTTGCTGCTGTCATCATGGCGATCAGGATCATCCTTTGTTGGTCAGGTGTTCAGTCAACATCCATCTGTCTTCTACCTCATGGAACCTGCCTGGCACGTTTGGACCAAACTGAGGAACTCTGGTGCGCAGGCATTACGCATGGCTGTAAGGGACCTTATGCGCAGTGTGTTCCATTGCGATTTTTCTGTGACAGAGGCCTATTTGCCAAAGCATTATAATGTTTCCTCTTTGTTCATGTGGAGTCACAGCCGTGCATTGTGCTCACCCCCAGCATGTTCACTCACGCCGCGTGGCTATTTCAGCAATGAAACGCAGTGCTTAAAAACATGTGACGCAATGGGACATCAAGGTGTGCAAGAAGCCTGCATTTCTTACAGTCACGTAGTTTTAAAATCTGTGCGTATTTTTGAACTGGAATCCCTCTACCCTCTCTTTGAAGATCCAAAACTTGACCTCCGCATCATTCATCTGGTTCGGGATCCACGGGCCGTCGTCCGCTCAAGGGACCAATCTGTCAAAGCTTTTGTTAATGATAATGCTGTTGTGTTGGAGCAGAGGAACATTTCAGAACCTGAGGTACAATACCAAGTCATCCAGGAGATCTGTCGAAGTCATGTTCGCATTAGTGAAAGGGCCCTACACACACCCCCGCCATTCCTAAAAGGCCGGTATAGAATGGTTCGCTACGAGGATGTGGCCCGAAATCcgcaaaaagaaataaatgccATGTATGAGTTTGTAGGCCTGAACATGACCAATCAGATAGAGAAATGGATTCATAATATGACTCATGGAAAAGGCAAAGGTTCCTTGAAAGAGGCTTTTCAAATCACTTCAAGAAACGCTGCAGATGTTTCCCAGGCCTGGCGCACCTCACTCCCACATAACAAGGTTAAACGCATCCAGGAAGTGTGTAAGGAGGCCATGCTATTGTTTGGGTACACAACTGTTAATAGTGATAAAGAACAAAAGAGACTTGATATCGATTTACTGTTACCAAGTAAACCATACCAGTTCAGCTGGTTACCACGCAGAACAGAGCACCCTAGTAAAGGTTAA